From Pempheris klunzingeri isolate RE-2024b chromosome 18, fPemKlu1.hap1, whole genome shotgun sequence, a single genomic window includes:
- the fkbp3 gene encoding peptidyl-prolyl cis-trans isomerase FKBP3 gives MADEPTREWSDEQLKSDDLPKKDIITFIQDNAAHSFLNEHKLLGNIKNVAKTAKKEQLVIAYNQLFESKRFKGTEPVEEVTEQLKAVKIEKPKEAKTEVVDEGPPKYTKSVLKKGDKTNFPKKGDTVSCWYTGTLEDGTVFDTNIPAAARKKKQAKPLSFKVGMGKVIRGWDEALLMMSKGETARLEIESDWAYGKKGLPESKIPPNAKLIFEVELVAVD, from the exons ATGGCGGATGAGCCAACACGGGAGTGGAGCGATGAGCAGCTCAAAAGTGATGATTTGCCCAAAAAAGACATCATAACGTTCATTCAGGACAATGCAGCCCACTCG TTCCTCAACGAGCACAAACTGCTGGGAAACATCAAAAATGTTgccaaaacagcaaagaaagaaCAGCTGGTTATTGCCTACAATCAGCTCTTTGAAAGCAAA AGGTTCAAAGGCACAGAACCAGTTGAAGAAGTGACAGAGCAGCTTAAAGCCGTGAAAATTGAGAAACCCAAAGAAGCCAAGACAGAGGTTGTGGATGAG GGTCCGCCCAAGTACACAAAGTCAGTGCTGAAGAAAGGCGACAAGACAAACTTTCCCAAAAAAGGCGACACCGTGAGCTGCTGGTACACCGGCACCTTGGAGGATGGAACTGTCTTTGACACCAACATTCCTGCAG ctgcaagaaagaaaaagcaagctAAACCACTGAGCTTCAAAGTTGGCATGGGCAAAGTCATCAGAGGA TGGGACGAGGCGCTCCTAATGATGAGCAAGGGTGAAACGGCTCGACTGGAGATTGAATCAGATTGGGCTTACGGGAAGAAGGGTCTCCCCGAATCCAA AATTCCCCCCAATGCAAAGCTGATTTTTGAGGTTGAGCTGGTGGCTGTGGATTAA